One genomic segment of Pandoraea sputorum includes these proteins:
- a CDS encoding STAS domain-containing protein has translation MLALQTDLTHDTAGDVLAQAIDRIDAGETQIDCAGLTHFDSSALAVLLALRRHAGRRGATLAFTNLPTGLASLALVYGVDHLLSS, from the coding sequence ATGCTCGCGTTGCAAACCGACCTGACTCACGACACTGCCGGCGACGTCCTCGCGCAGGCCATCGATCGCATCGACGCGGGGGAGACCCAGATCGACTGCGCCGGGCTCACGCATTTCGACTCGTCGGCGCTCGCGGTGCTGCTGGCCTTGCGCCGTCACGCGGGTCGGCGTGGTGCGACGTTGGCGTTCACTAACTTGCCGACAGGGCTGGCCAGTCTTGCACTGGTGTACGGCGTCGACCATCTGCTCTCGAGCTGA
- a CDS encoding BolA family protein, with the protein MLPTPEQIKQYIEAGLACDHVAVEGDGQHFFATIVSAQFEGKRLIARHQLVYGALGDRMKAEIHALSMKTLTPAEYQAQ; encoded by the coding sequence ATGCTGCCTACCCCCGAACAAATCAAACAGTACATCGAAGCCGGTCTGGCTTGCGATCACGTGGCCGTCGAAGGTGACGGTCAGCACTTCTTCGCGACCATCGTCAGCGCGCAGTTCGAAGGCAAGCGCCTCATTGCGCGCCATCAACTCGTGTACGGCGCGCTGGGCGACCGCATGAAGGCCGAAATCCACGCGCTCTCGATGAAGACGCTCACGCCGGCGGAGTATCAGGCGCAATGA
- a CDS encoding ABC transporter permease: protein MTGFSTLFYKEVLRFWKVSFQTVAAPVLTALLYLMIFGHVLEDRVKVYDQINYTSFLVPGLVMMSVLQNAFANSSSSLIQSKITGNLVFVLLPPLSHWEMYGAYVLAAVVRGLAVGLGVFLVTVAFTHLTFAAPLWILGFAFFGAAILGTLGLIAGIWAEKFDQLAAFQNFLIMPATFLAGVFYSIQSLPPLWQAVSHFNPFFYMIDGFRYGFFGVSDVAPTTSLAVVGVTFLILATVALNLLRRGYKLRH from the coding sequence ATGACCGGCTTCAGCACGTTGTTTTACAAGGAAGTGCTGCGTTTCTGGAAGGTGAGTTTCCAGACCGTGGCCGCACCGGTGCTCACCGCGCTGCTGTATCTGATGATCTTCGGCCACGTGCTCGAAGACCGCGTGAAGGTCTACGACCAGATCAACTACACGTCCTTCCTCGTGCCGGGACTGGTGATGATGAGCGTGTTGCAGAACGCGTTTGCCAATAGCTCGTCGTCGCTGATCCAGTCGAAGATCACGGGCAACCTCGTGTTCGTGCTGCTGCCGCCGCTCTCGCATTGGGAGATGTACGGCGCGTACGTGCTGGCGGCCGTAGTGCGCGGACTGGCGGTCGGGCTGGGCGTTTTCCTCGTGACAGTCGCGTTCACGCATCTGACGTTTGCCGCACCGCTGTGGATTTTGGGCTTCGCCTTCTTCGGCGCGGCGATCCTCGGCACGCTGGGGTTGATCGCAGGCATCTGGGCCGAGAAATTCGACCAGCTCGCGGCGTTCCAGAACTTCCTGATCATGCCTGCAACGTTCCTCGCGGGCGTGTTCTATTCGATTCAGTCGTTGCCGCCGCTGTGGCAGGCCGTGTCGCACTTCAACCCGTTCTTCTACATGATCGACGGGTTCCGTTACGGCTTCTTCGGCGTGTCCGATGTGGCTCCGACGACGAGTCTCGCCGTCGTCGGCGTGACTTTCCTGATACTCGCAACCGTGGCGCTGAATCTGCTGCGCCGTGGCTACAAACTGCGTCACTGA
- a CDS encoding MlaC/ttg2D family ABC transporter substrate-binding protein — MKKFWLIPVMAFMTYTAAGSAMAQAQSPDALVKQTVTEVMAAAKSDPNIQKGDLNSITRLVEQKIMPHADFAKTTQLATGAAWRKATPEQQKQLTEQFKTLLLRTYAGAIAQIRDQQVNYKPFRGQPGDTDAVVYTDVINNGQPVELDYRLYKTASGEWKLYDLNVLGAWLVQTYRNQFKEKVTESGVDGLIQFLTQRNQQLAGGK; from the coding sequence ATGAAGAAGTTCTGGCTCATTCCCGTCATGGCTTTCATGACGTACACCGCCGCCGGCTCGGCCATGGCACAGGCTCAGTCCCCGGATGCACTCGTCAAGCAGACCGTGACCGAAGTGATGGCTGCGGCCAAGAGCGACCCCAACATCCAGAAGGGCGATCTGAACAGCATTACGCGCCTGGTCGAGCAGAAGATCATGCCGCACGCAGACTTTGCCAAGACGACGCAACTGGCGACCGGCGCGGCATGGCGCAAGGCCACGCCGGAGCAGCAAAAGCAGCTGACCGAACAGTTCAAGACGTTGCTGCTGCGCACCTATGCCGGTGCCATCGCTCAGATTCGCGACCAGCAGGTCAATTACAAGCCGTTCCGCGGTCAGCCGGGCGATACCGATGCCGTGGTGTACACCGACGTCATCAACAACGGCCAGCCGGTCGAACTCGACTACCGTCTGTACAAGACGGCGAGCGGCGAATGGAAGCTGTATGACCTGAACGTGCTGGGCGCGTGGCTGGTTCAGACGTACCGCAATCAGTTCAAGGAAAAGGTCACCGAATCGGGCGTCGACGGCCTGATCCAGTTCCTGACGCAACGTAACCAGCAACTCGCAGGCGGCAAGTAA
- a CDS encoding ABC transporter ATP-binding protein, with the protein MAAIEIRNVKKRYQALQALKGVSFSIEEGEFFGLLGPNGAGKTTLISILAGLARADSGNISVLGHDVVRDYRDARRKLGVVPQELVFDPFFSVRETLRIQSGYFGLKRNDDWIDEVMANLDLTDKADANMRQLSGGMKRRVLVAQALVHRPPVIVLDEPTAGVDVELRQTLWKFISRLNREGHTIVLTTHYLEEAEALCDRIAMLKRGEVVALERTASLLQRFAGTRLVLRFKQGTLPAELRPLLVDGQDTNGHQFALRLSGCDEVESILATCRAAGGIVEDIDIQKADLEDVFVQIMSGSRAQEVAA; encoded by the coding sequence ATGGCCGCCATCGAAATCCGTAACGTCAAAAAACGCTATCAGGCGTTGCAGGCGCTCAAGGGCGTCAGCTTCTCGATCGAAGAGGGCGAATTCTTCGGTCTGCTCGGCCCCAACGGCGCGGGCAAGACCACGCTGATCAGCATCCTTGCGGGCCTCGCGCGCGCGGACTCGGGCAACATCAGCGTGCTCGGTCACGATGTCGTGCGTGATTACCGCGACGCCCGCCGCAAGCTCGGCGTGGTGCCGCAGGAACTCGTCTTCGATCCGTTCTTCTCCGTGCGCGAGACGCTGCGTATCCAGTCCGGCTACTTCGGACTCAAGCGCAATGACGACTGGATCGACGAAGTGATGGCTAACCTCGATCTGACCGACAAGGCGGACGCGAACATGCGTCAGCTCTCGGGCGGCATGAAGCGACGCGTGCTGGTGGCGCAGGCGCTGGTGCACCGCCCGCCTGTGATCGTGCTCGACGAGCCGACCGCCGGGGTCGACGTCGAACTGCGTCAGACGCTCTGGAAGTTCATCTCGCGTCTGAACCGCGAAGGTCACACGATCGTGCTGACCACTCACTATCTCGAAGAGGCGGAAGCGCTGTGCGACCGCATCGCCATGCTCAAGCGCGGCGAAGTCGTGGCGCTCGAGCGTACGGCGTCGCTGTTGCAGCGCTTTGCGGGTACGCGTCTCGTGCTGCGCTTCAAGCAGGGCACATTGCCGGCCGAGCTGCGTCCGTTGCTGGTCGACGGCCAGGATACGAACGGACATCAGTTCGCGCTGCGCCTGTCGGGCTGCGACGAAGTGGAATCCATTCTCGCCACCTGCCGTGCGGCAGGCGGCATCGTCGAAGACATCGACATTCAGAAGGCCGACCTCGAGGACGTATTCGTGCAGATCATGTCGGGTTCGCGCGCGCAGGAGGTGGCAGCATGA
- the murA gene encoding UDP-N-acetylglucosamine 1-carboxyvinyltransferase gives MRITQESAGAAGNGEVLAGERVAADHLEIEGGERLEGEITVSGAKNAALPILCASLLTAEPLVLGNVPDLHDVRTMLTLLARMGVKVERNGESVTLDASQITEPAAPYELVKTMRASILVLGPLLARCGEARVSLPGGCAIGARPVDQHIKGLQKMGAEITLTHGDIVARASRLRGETLVTDMITVTGTENLLMAATLADGVTVLANAAREPEVTDLAQLLVKMGAKIDGIGTDRLVVTGVARLHGATHDVVPDRIEAGTFLCAAVATRGDIALRRVVPGTLDAVIEKLRETGANVTGGADWLRVQMDRRAQAVSFRTSEYPAFPTDMQAQFMALNCIARGASQVVETIFENRFMHVQELMRLGANIGIEGNTARISGVDRLSGAHVMATDLRASASLIVAGLTAEGRTLVDRIHHLDRGYHRIEAKLCAVGARIRRVEACQGEIA, from the coding sequence ATGAGGATTACGCAAGAAAGCGCTGGCGCTGCCGGCAACGGCGAGGTTCTCGCCGGCGAGCGTGTGGCCGCGGACCACCTGGAAATCGAAGGCGGCGAGCGGCTGGAGGGCGAGATTACCGTCTCGGGTGCCAAGAACGCTGCCCTGCCCATTCTGTGTGCCAGCCTGTTGACGGCCGAGCCGCTGGTGCTGGGCAACGTTCCGGATCTGCACGACGTGCGCACCATGCTGACGCTGCTCGCGCGCATGGGCGTGAAGGTCGAACGCAACGGCGAGTCGGTGACGCTGGACGCGTCGCAGATTACCGAGCCGGCCGCACCGTACGAGCTGGTGAAGACCATGCGCGCATCGATTCTGGTGCTCGGCCCGCTGCTCGCCCGTTGTGGCGAAGCGCGCGTGTCGCTGCCGGGCGGATGCGCCATCGGCGCGCGGCCCGTCGATCAGCACATCAAGGGCCTGCAAAAGATGGGTGCCGAGATCACGCTGACGCATGGCGACATCGTGGCGCGGGCTTCACGTCTTCGTGGCGAGACGCTCGTGACGGACATGATCACCGTGACGGGCACCGAAAACCTGCTCATGGCGGCCACGCTGGCCGACGGCGTGACCGTGCTGGCCAACGCCGCGCGTGAGCCGGAAGTGACCGATCTGGCGCAATTGCTCGTGAAGATGGGCGCGAAGATCGACGGCATCGGAACCGATCGTCTGGTGGTGACGGGCGTCGCGCGCTTGCATGGTGCAACGCACGATGTCGTGCCCGACCGTATCGAAGCGGGCACGTTCCTGTGCGCGGCTGTGGCCACGCGCGGCGACATTGCGCTGCGCCGCGTGGTACCTGGCACGCTGGACGCCGTCATCGAAAAATTGCGCGAGACCGGCGCGAATGTGACCGGCGGTGCGGATTGGCTGCGCGTGCAGATGGATCGTCGCGCGCAGGCCGTGAGTTTCCGGACGTCGGAATATCCGGCGTTCCCGACCGACATGCAGGCGCAGTTCATGGCGCTGAACTGCATTGCGCGGGGCGCGTCGCAGGTCGTCGAGACGATCTTCGAGAACCGCTTCATGCACGTGCAGGAATTGATGCGTCTGGGCGCGAATATCGGCATCGAAGGCAACACGGCGCGGATTTCCGGCGTGGATCGTCTGTCCGGCGCGCACGTGATGGCGACCGATCTGCGTGCGTCCGCCAGTCTGATCGTCGCGGGTCTGACGGCTGAAGGCCGCACCCTCGTCGACCGCATTCATCACCTCGATCGCGGCTATCATCGTATCGAGGCCAAGTTGTGCGCCGTGGGCGCACGAATCCGGCGTGTCGAAGCATGCCAGGGAGAGATTGCATGA